Proteins encoded within one genomic window of Halodesulfurarchaeum formicicum:
- a CDS encoding DoxX family protein, translating into MSTQPSDSSAVEPSEQTGSIAAELRTLDQRVTGWMADNGLQAARLALGIVFVWFGALKVIGVSPAAPLVAEAVWFLPAGIFVPVLGIWEMLIGLGFLYRPWTRIGLVLLALQMPGTFLPVVLVPEAVFTAFPYGLTLEGQYIVKNFVIIGAALIIGGSLRDTDRP; encoded by the coding sequence ATGAGTACACAACCAAGTGATTCCTCGGCCGTCGAGCCGAGTGAGCAGACCGGGTCGATCGCAGCGGAACTCAGGACCCTTGACCAGCGAGTGACCGGCTGGATGGCGGACAACGGGCTCCAGGCCGCACGGCTGGCTCTCGGGATCGTCTTCGTCTGGTTCGGCGCTCTGAAAGTCATCGGCGTGAGCCCGGCGGCCCCGCTGGTGGCCGAGGCCGTGTGGTTCCTGCCGGCCGGGATCTTCGTCCCGGTGCTGGGAATCTGGGAGATGCTGATCGGACTGGGATTTCTCTACCGGCCCTGGACCCGGATCGGGCTGGTGCTCCTGGCCCTCCAGATGCCCGGGACGTTCCTGCCGGTCGTCCTCGTGCCGGAGGCCGTGTTCACGGCATTTCCCTACGGCCTCACCCTGGAGGGACAGTACATCGTCAAGAACTTCGTGATAATCGGGGCGGCACTGATCATCGGCGGAAGCCTGCGGGACACGGATCGGCCCTAG
- a CDS encoding SRPBCC family protein, whose translation MATVTATRTIAASPDAVRSLIHADVPAFIRASGFDAVTVEGEAYTVSRTIGVATLELTLTRIESEHVLEFEQTEGIFEDMWTCYRVQSAPEGAELVATTEFTLGGVLGPVLDNSLIKTQRTGEFTDQFDYVERELT comes from the coding sequence ATGGCCACGGTGACCGCCACGCGAACCATCGCGGCGTCCCCGGACGCGGTCCGCTCGCTGATCCATGCCGACGTCCCCGCGTTCATCCGGGCCTCCGGCTTCGACGCCGTGACCGTCGAGGGCGAGGCCTACACCGTCTCCCGGACCATCGGCGTGGCGACCCTCGAGTTGACACTCACGCGAATCGAGAGCGAGCACGTCCTCGAATTCGAACAGACCGAGGGCATCTTCGAGGACATGTGGACGTGCTATCGGGTTCAAAGCGCCCCCGAGGGGGCCGAACTCGTCGCGACGACGGAGTTCACGCTGGGCGGTGTGCTCGGACCGGTGCTTGACAACTCGTTGATCAAGACCCAGCGAACGGGCGAGTTCACCGATCAGTTCGATTACGTCGAGCGGGAACTGACCTGA
- a CDS encoding helix-turn-helix domain-containing protein translates to MVHAILSIEIPDSLWIGAISRAYPEAEIRVLSAVAGADTGVGLVEITCSALDAMVAEIETVEETRDLTVLGQAGDTGLVQFETTEPTLLFPIVGSGIPLEMPFDLQDGAATWEITTSRERLSQLGEELSAFQITYTVEEVRERLKTGSLLTDRQRALVETAHEMGYYDSPRNATLTDVAAAADIAKSTCSETLKRAEGRIIGEYLAEQSADADFS, encoded by the coding sequence ATGGTCCATGCAATCCTCTCGATCGAGATTCCGGACAGCCTCTGGATCGGCGCGATCTCGCGGGCCTACCCCGAGGCAGAGATCAGGGTCCTCTCGGCGGTCGCGGGCGCGGACACTGGCGTCGGACTCGTCGAGATCACCTGTTCGGCCCTCGATGCGATGGTCGCGGAGATCGAAACTGTCGAGGAGACCCGTGACCTGACGGTACTGGGCCAGGCGGGTGACACCGGGCTGGTCCAGTTCGAGACGACCGAACCGACGCTGCTCTTTCCGATCGTCGGGTCGGGCATCCCCCTGGAGATGCCCTTCGATCTGCAGGACGGGGCGGCGACCTGGGAGATCACGACCTCACGGGAGCGGCTCTCCCAATTGGGCGAAGAGCTCTCGGCGTTCCAGATTACCTACACCGTCGAGGAGGTCCGCGAACGGCTGAAAACGGGCTCCCTTCTGACCGACCGACAGCGAGCGCTCGTCGAGACCGCCCACGAGATGGGGTACTACGATTCGCCTCGGAACGCGACCCTGACTGACGTTGCGGCGGCGGCCGACATCGCAAAATCGACCTGCAGCGAGACGCTCAAACGCGCCGAAGGCCGGATCATCGGCGAATACCTCGCCGAGCAAAGCGCGGACGCGGATTTCTCCTAG